Proteins encoded by one window of Streptomyces sp. NBC_01571:
- a CDS encoding MAB_1171c family putative transporter — MDPARFLAGIYISFWIPIAVLTAALAIKLPSIVKLWKDPLLRAVGGLLVLACCVFVFAAPPTISWTNRVTGVPNISAPLLYSLVTAFSGACLLMITTWRNGITDRVATRRATRWVVAVYAGVIVALWVLFALADAPVERIRDLDTYYARTPFMREVIVLYLLAHTTACLITSKLLWNWIRTDGLDVWLRGGLKFLGVGYTVNLVYDAGKLCAVGARWSGHDLDWLSTRLGPPVASLSAVLIAVGFILPHAGQYLQRRARTRLGLWRLRPLYRLMRTVAGSRVPLRLRGTPELRLMRRETFIRDALLHLSRFLDEDLRRTAYEAAVGLGFEAGRARALAHAVTVQDAVGTGRRTRRDGGTAPLVDPDTENLLAEIEAVSRALRRPEDIRAVRAVAAVPAERVPAR, encoded by the coding sequence ATGGACCCCGCCCGCTTCCTCGCCGGGATCTACATCTCCTTCTGGATACCGATCGCGGTCCTCACGGCCGCCCTCGCCATCAAGCTGCCCAGCATCGTCAAGCTCTGGAAGGACCCGCTCCTTCGGGCCGTCGGCGGCCTCCTCGTCCTCGCCTGCTGTGTCTTCGTCTTCGCCGCGCCGCCGACGATCTCCTGGACCAACCGCGTCACCGGTGTACCGAACATCTCGGCGCCTCTGCTCTACAGCCTCGTCACCGCCTTCAGCGGAGCCTGTCTGCTGATGATCACGACCTGGCGCAACGGCATCACCGACCGTGTGGCCACCCGGCGCGCCACCCGCTGGGTCGTCGCCGTCTACGCCGGCGTGATCGTCGCGCTGTGGGTGCTGTTCGCGCTCGCCGACGCGCCCGTCGAGCGGATCAGGGACCTCGACACGTACTACGCCCGCACGCCCTTCATGCGTGAAGTGATCGTGCTCTACCTGCTCGCGCACACCACGGCCTGCCTGATCACGTCCAAGCTGCTCTGGAACTGGATCCGTACCGACGGACTCGACGTATGGCTGCGCGGCGGGCTGAAGTTCCTGGGCGTCGGCTACACGGTGAACCTGGTCTACGACGCCGGGAAGCTCTGCGCCGTCGGCGCCCGCTGGAGCGGCCACGACCTGGACTGGCTCAGTACCCGGCTGGGCCCGCCGGTCGCCTCCCTCTCCGCCGTCCTGATCGCCGTCGGATTCATCCTGCCGCACGCCGGCCAGTACCTGCAGCGGCGTGCGCGCACCCGGCTCGGCCTCTGGCGGCTGCGGCCCCTGTACCGGCTGATGCGCACGGTCGCGGGCAGCCGGGTCCCGCTGAGGCTCCGGGGCACTCCGGAACTGCGCCTGATGCGCCGTGAGACGTTCATCCGGGACGCGCTGCTCCACCTCTCCCGGTTCCTCGACGAGGACCTGCGGCGCACGGCGTACGAGGCGGCGGTCGGTCTGGGGTTCGAGGCCGGCCGGGCGCGGGCGCTCGCCCACGCGGTGACGGTCCAGGACGCCGTCGGGACCGGGAGGCGAACACGTCGGGACGGCGGCACCGCTCCTCTCGTGGACCCGGACACCGAGAACCTGCTGGCGGAGATCGAGGCCGTGTCGCGGGCCCTGCGCCGCCCCGAGGACATCCGGGCGGTGCGCGCCGTCGCGGCCGTGCCGGCCGAGCGGGTCCCGGCCCGGTGA
- a CDS encoding RimK family alpha-L-glutamate ligase, which yields MESAVARTAARPRIALATYRPEEGTTSADRDLPVLKGALEDAGAPAEIAYWDDPAVDWADFDLVVIRSTWDYSWRVAEFVAWAERVAKLTRLANPAAVVRWNTDKRYVGELAAAGVATVPTRYLAPGDPADLPGDHEYVVKPTSGAGARLAARYRPEERETALRQLARMHEQGLTAMVQPYLRGVDTSGERALQFFGGRFLHAARKGAVLEPGTAYDADKVPHPRLEAWQPTAAELALAERALAAVPSGTDGDALLYARVDVVDGDDGEPCVMELELVEPNLFLWLHPESVPVVAEAIIRAAR from the coding sequence ATGGAGTCCGCCGTGGCCCGCACCGCCGCCCGCCCCCGCATCGCACTCGCCACCTACCGGCCGGAGGAGGGCACGACGAGCGCGGACCGGGACCTGCCCGTACTGAAGGGGGCGCTGGAGGACGCCGGGGCGCCGGCCGAGATCGCGTACTGGGACGACCCGGCGGTCGACTGGGCGGACTTCGACCTGGTCGTCATCCGCTCGACCTGGGACTACAGCTGGCGGGTCGCGGAGTTCGTGGCGTGGGCCGAGCGGGTCGCGAAGCTCACCCGGCTGGCGAATCCGGCGGCGGTCGTGCGGTGGAACACCGACAAGCGGTACGTCGGCGAACTGGCCGCGGCCGGGGTGGCGACCGTGCCGACCCGGTATCTCGCGCCCGGCGATCCCGCGGATCTTCCCGGCGACCACGAGTACGTGGTGAAGCCCACGTCGGGCGCGGGCGCACGGCTCGCCGCCCGCTACCGGCCCGAGGAGCGGGAGACCGCGCTGCGACAGCTCGCCCGGATGCACGAGCAGGGGCTGACCGCCATGGTCCAGCCCTACCTGCGCGGCGTCGACACCTCCGGCGAGCGGGCGCTGCAGTTCTTCGGCGGACGCTTCCTGCACGCCGCCCGCAAGGGCGCCGTCCTCGAGCCCGGGACGGCGTACGACGCGGACAAGGTCCCGCACCCCCGGCTGGAGGCCTGGCAGCCGACCGCGGCCGAACTCGCCCTCGCCGAGCGCGCGCTGGCCGCCGTACCGTCCGGTACGGACGGGGACGCCCTGCTGTACGCCCGCGTCGACGTCGTCGACGGCGACGACGGGGAGCCGTGCGTCATGGAACTGGAACTGGTGGAACCCAACCTCTTCCTCTGGCTGCACCCGGAGTCGGTGCCCGTCGTCGCGGAGGCGATCATCCGGGCCGCCCGCTGA
- a CDS encoding DUF397 domain-containing protein, whose translation MSTSGLTWFKSSYSSGGDGDCVEVALSWRKSSYSGGSGDDCVEVATSPRTIHVRDSKNPQGPHLALSPATWADFLTYAVTRA comes from the coding sequence ATGAGCACCAGCGGACTGACGTGGTTCAAGTCGAGCTACAGCAGCGGCGGCGACGGCGACTGCGTCGAAGTAGCCCTCTCCTGGCGCAAGTCCAGCTACAGCGGTGGTTCTGGCGACGACTGCGTAGAGGTGGCCACCTCCCCCCGCACCATCCACGTCCGTGACTCCAAGAACCCCCAGGGCCCCCACCTCGCCCTCTCCCCCGCCACCTGGGCCGACTTCCTCACCTACGCCGTCACCCGCGCCTGA
- the rox gene encoding rifampin monooxygenase, whose translation MIDVIVVGGGPTGLMLACELRLHGVHVVVLEKLSEPTAESRGRGLHARSVEIMDQRGLLDRFLAVSEKFQVGGFFGGIHKPWPDGVDTAHPYGLSTLQPVTERLLHERALELGAEIRRGHEVVGLSQDEVEDENGAAAGAGVSVDLADGTRLRARYAVGCDGGRSAVRKLLGVGFPGEPAKVETLLGDVEMTEDRATVDAVVAEVRRTQLRFGTIANGDGTYRVIVPADGVAEDRATAPTLEEFRQRLRAVAGTDFGVHSPRRLSRFGDATRQAERYRVGRVMLAGDAAHIHPPTGGQGLNLGVQDAFNLGWKLAAAVGGWAPEGLLDSYHAERHPVGARVLDNTRAQITLLGSDAGATALRELFSTLMEFEEVNRYVTEMITAVGVRYDFGEGHDLLGRRLRDMELKQGRLYALMHTGRGLLLDRTGRLSVTGWADRVDHVVNAGEELDVSAVLLRPDGHVAWAGEDQEDLFDVLPRWFGAPAA comes from the coding sequence ATGATTGACGTGATCGTGGTCGGCGGCGGACCGACCGGACTGATGCTCGCCTGCGAGCTGCGCCTGCACGGTGTGCACGTGGTCGTGCTGGAGAAGCTGTCCGAGCCGACCGCGGAGTCCCGCGGGCGCGGCCTGCACGCGCGCAGCGTCGAGATCATGGACCAGCGCGGCCTGCTGGACCGGTTCCTCGCGGTCAGCGAGAAGTTCCAGGTCGGCGGTTTCTTCGGCGGCATCCACAAGCCGTGGCCCGACGGGGTGGACACGGCGCACCCGTACGGCCTCTCCACCCTGCAGCCGGTCACCGAGCGCCTGCTCCACGAGCGCGCCCTGGAGCTCGGTGCGGAGATCCGGCGCGGCCACGAGGTGGTCGGACTGAGTCAGGACGAGGTCGAGGACGAGAACGGGGCCGCCGCCGGCGCCGGGGTGAGCGTCGATCTCGCGGACGGCACGCGGCTGCGCGCGCGGTACGCCGTCGGGTGCGACGGTGGGCGCAGTGCGGTGCGCAAGCTGCTCGGTGTCGGTTTCCCCGGGGAGCCCGCCAAGGTCGAGACGCTGCTGGGCGACGTGGAGATGACCGAGGACCGGGCCACGGTCGACGCCGTCGTCGCGGAGGTCCGCAGGACCCAGCTGCGGTTCGGCACCATCGCCAACGGGGACGGGACGTACCGCGTCATCGTGCCCGCCGACGGGGTGGCGGAGGACCGTGCGACCGCGCCGACCCTGGAGGAGTTCAGGCAGCGGCTGCGGGCGGTCGCGGGCACCGACTTCGGCGTGCACTCGCCGCGCCGGCTGTCGCGGTTCGGCGACGCGACCCGGCAGGCCGAGCGCTACCGGGTCGGCCGGGTCATGCTGGCCGGCGACGCGGCGCACATCCACCCGCCGACCGGCGGGCAGGGGCTCAACCTCGGTGTCCAGGACGCGTTCAACCTCGGCTGGAAGCTGGCCGCCGCGGTCGGCGGCTGGGCACCGGAAGGCCTCCTGGACAGCTACCACGCCGAACGCCACCCGGTGGGCGCCCGCGTGCTGGACAACACCCGCGCGCAGATCACGCTGCTGGGGAGCGACGCGGGGGCGACCGCGCTGCGCGAGCTGTTCTCGACGCTCATGGAGTTCGAGGAGGTGAACCGGTACGTGACCGAGATGATCACCGCGGTCGGGGTCCGCTACGACTTCGGCGAGGGACACGACCTGCTCGGCCGGCGGTTGCGCGACATGGAACTGAAGCAGGGTCGCCTCTACGCGCTGATGCACACCGGCCGCGGTCTGCTGCTCGACCGGACGGGCCGGCTGTCGGTGACGGGCTGGGCGGACCGGGTCGACCACGTCGTCAACGCCGGCGAGGAACTGGACGTGTCCGCCGTGCTGTTGCGCCCGGACGGTCATGTGGCGTGGGCCGGCGAGGACCAGGAGGATCTGTTCGACGTGCTGCCGAGGTGGTTCGGCGCGCCCGCCGCCTGA
- a CDS encoding toxin-antitoxin system, toxin component family protein, with the protein MFSRRADSEMRALAVELSRVMRKRLDPPVDVRELAGALCEEMSRRRDGRPVQLRFERFPDEIEVTGLWMEFHDFDLVIVEERAEAVQQLVILGHELWHLSAGHAHSHHHFAGAAAARALSDDPRWQEIALTVAARNGSHEADEAEAEDFGLHLASVFRSWVTGSRPQGPADPLGRAIQASLGYRGPQD; encoded by the coding sequence CTGTTCTCGCGCAGGGCCGACTCCGAGATGCGCGCCCTCGCGGTCGAGCTCTCCCGGGTCATGAGGAAGCGTCTCGACCCGCCCGTCGACGTACGGGAGCTGGCCGGCGCGCTCTGCGAGGAGATGAGCCGGCGCCGGGACGGCCGGCCCGTCCAGCTCCGCTTCGAACGCTTCCCCGACGAGATCGAGGTCACCGGTCTGTGGATGGAGTTCCACGACTTCGACCTCGTCATCGTCGAGGAGCGGGCCGAAGCGGTCCAGCAACTCGTCATCCTCGGACACGAGTTGTGGCACCTGTCGGCCGGTCACGCGCACTCCCACCACCACTTCGCCGGCGCGGCCGCCGCCCGCGCCCTGTCGGACGACCCCCGCTGGCAGGAGATCGCGCTCACCGTCGCCGCCCGCAACGGCTCGCACGAGGCCGACGAGGCCGAGGCCGAGGACTTCGGCCTCCACCTCGCGAGCGTCTTCCGCTCCTGGGTGACCGGCTCCCGCCCACAGGGTCCCGCCGACCCTCTCGGACGCGCGATCCAGGCCTCCCTGGGCTACCGCGGCCCCCAGGACTGA
- a CDS encoding SMP-30/gluconolactonase/LRE family protein, producing MSDLDVAIRADAALGEGPTWDERGQRLIWVDILGSRVHTYDPRSGRRTVMVTEQHVGAAKPRVGGGLVVNLRDGVGLYGPAGSSGRSGEFRWLHRELVPGRRGNDAAVAPDGALLAGSMRYDEARGGGALSRIAADGTAHTVLDDVTVSNGTGWSPDGRLMYYIDTPTRRIDVFDVGADQLPYNRRALVDIDADEGYPDGLTVDAEGCVWVAFWDGGAVRRYTPDGGLDRVIALPVRRPTACAFGGADLTDLYITTARTGLVAPHPLSGSVLVVPGAGKGLAQPAFAG from the coding sequence ATGAGCGACCTCGACGTCGCGATACGCGCCGACGCGGCCCTCGGCGAGGGCCCGACCTGGGACGAGCGCGGACAGCGGCTGATCTGGGTCGACATCCTCGGCTCCCGGGTCCACACCTACGATCCCCGCTCCGGGCGCCGTACGGTCATGGTCACCGAGCAGCACGTGGGCGCCGCCAAGCCCCGCGTGGGCGGCGGTCTCGTGGTCAACCTCCGTGACGGCGTGGGGCTGTACGGTCCCGCCGGCTCGTCCGGCCGGTCCGGGGAATTCCGCTGGCTGCACCGCGAACTCGTCCCGGGCCGCCGGGGCAACGACGCCGCGGTCGCCCCCGACGGCGCGCTCCTGGCCGGCAGCATGCGCTACGACGAGGCGCGGGGCGGCGGCGCGCTGTCCCGGATCGCGGCGGACGGCACCGCGCACACCGTCCTGGACGACGTCACGGTCAGCAACGGCACGGGATGGAGCCCCGACGGCCGGCTGATGTACTACATCGACACACCGACCCGGCGGATCGACGTCTTCGACGTCGGTGCGGACCAATTGCCGTACAACAGGCGGGCGTTGGTGGACATCGATGCGGACGAGGGCTACCCGGACGGACTCACCGTGGACGCCGAGGGCTGCGTCTGGGTGGCGTTCTGGGACGGCGGCGCGGTCCGCCGCTACACCCCCGACGGCGGTCTCGACCGTGTGATCGCCCTGCCCGTGCGCCGCCCCACCGCCTGCGCGTTCGGCGGTGCCGACCTGACCGACCTGTACATCACCACCGCCCGTACGGGGCTGGTGGCGCCGCATCCGCTCTCCGGCTCGGTGCTCGTCGTCCCCGGCGCCGGCAAGGGCCTGGCCCAGCCCGCGTTCGCCGGCTGA
- a CDS encoding IclR family transcriptional regulator translates to MGRLVPAVTRALDILELFLDGDGTLSAPDIVRRLQLPRTTVHELVTTLAARSYIVQIPGQPGRYRLGVRPYQLGSRYAEQLDLAAEGQQVARSVAETCDETVHVAILEGTDVIYIAKVDSTHAVRMVSAAGRRLPAHCTSVGKMLLASLPDPELASRIPGDADLVAMTPNSITEPGALREALAEIRRRGVAVESRESNPDVSCVAAPVRDRAGQVVAALSISVPMIRWSDERRGELEQLAAKGAAELSERLGHRSVVG, encoded by the coding sequence GTGGGACGCCTCGTACCTGCCGTGACCCGGGCTCTCGACATTCTCGAGCTCTTTCTCGACGGGGACGGCACGCTCTCCGCCCCCGACATCGTGCGCAGGCTGCAACTGCCGCGGACGACGGTGCACGAACTGGTCACCACGCTCGCCGCCCGCTCGTACATCGTGCAGATACCGGGCCAGCCCGGACGCTACCGCCTCGGTGTGCGGCCGTACCAGCTCGGCAGCCGCTACGCCGAGCAGCTGGACCTCGCGGCGGAGGGCCAGCAGGTCGCCCGCTCCGTCGCCGAGACCTGCGACGAGACGGTGCATGTGGCGATCCTGGAGGGCACGGACGTCATCTACATCGCGAAGGTCGACTCCACGCACGCCGTGCGCATGGTGTCGGCGGCGGGGCGCCGCCTCCCCGCCCACTGCACCTCCGTGGGCAAGATGCTGCTCGCCTCGCTGCCCGATCCGGAGCTGGCCTCCCGCATCCCCGGCGACGCGGACCTGGTCGCGATGACACCGAACAGCATCACCGAACCGGGCGCCCTGCGCGAGGCCCTGGCGGAGATCCGCCGCCGCGGCGTCGCCGTGGAGAGCCGTGAGTCGAACCCGGACGTCAGCTGTGTCGCCGCCCCGGTGCGCGACCGGGCGGGACAGGTCGTCGCCGCGCTCTCCATCTCCGTACCGATGATCCGATGGAGTGACGAGCGCCGCGGCGAGCTGGAGCAGCTCGCCGCGAAGGGCGCCGCCGAGCTCTCCGAGCGGCTCGGACACCGGAGCGTGGTGGGATGA
- a CDS encoding ATP-binding protein, which produces MTAPPTPRRPVTVRVFTQRFSATPRGARLARHLALDQLRTWGIPHGTDASDTAAVIVAELAANAVTHGRVPGRDFELRLSLVTGSVRVEVTDTRDGTRPPGPGDVPPADPLGEHGRGLVLVEALADRWEVQDREPPGKTVRAEIDLPGWSALTGRAGGR; this is translated from the coding sequence ATGACCGCACCACCCACCCCCCGACGCCCGGTTACCGTACGTGTGTTCACGCAGCGCTTCAGCGCCACTCCGCGCGGCGCCCGCCTCGCCCGCCACCTCGCCCTGGACCAGCTGCGCACCTGGGGCATCCCGCACGGCACGGACGCCTCCGACACCGCCGCCGTGATCGTGGCCGAGCTGGCCGCCAACGCGGTGACCCACGGCCGGGTGCCCGGCCGCGACTTCGAGCTGCGGCTCTCCCTCGTCACGGGCAGCGTCCGGGTCGAGGTCACCGACACACGCGACGGGACGCGTCCGCCCGGACCGGGCGACGTACCGCCGGCGGACCCGCTCGGCGAACACGGGCGCGGGCTCGTCCTCGTCGAGGCGCTCGCCGACCGGTGGGAGGTGCAGGACCGGGAACCGCCCGGCAAGACGGTCCGCGCCGAGATCGACCTGCCGGGATGGTCGGCCCTGACCGGACGGGCGGGCGGCCGGTGA
- a CDS encoding beta-galactosidase, which yields MVLSRRTFSALAGAAALGLTLGGSAEGGAYAAGTVPTGPAPGPPGADGRRHTIGFDSYSMLIDGRRVVLWSGEVHPFRLPSPSLWRDVLQKLRAHGYNTISVYVSWNFHSPAPGHYDFTGVRDLGLFLRTAAETGLYVILRPGPYINAEVDAGGFPGWLTATRGTARTSDPTYLSHVDEWLTAVNRVASRHLHTDGGGTIVLYQLENEYANNVTSPLGRDYMAHLYAKVRADGIDVPLFHNDKGRNGHWAPGTFSTGGEKGRYLYGFDGYPSPVEQPPDWGYYGIGGTKGGATASPGTPGFLAEFGGGWFDPWGGVEFDGKGYAESARTRDAAYERRFYLTNLANGIKVHNVYMTFGGTSWGWLPAPVVYTSYDYGAALDEARRPTPKLVPMHQIGQLLHSVPDLAKLDRAPAVAVGEGSGGSRAVSGITAYHLVNPDTEAHFHVLRNDRPADVVADVTLAGESVRVPLPGLDARLLATGLSLGRRTLRYSSAQPMLRMAAGLQDIAVFTGRKGEATWTVLECAKAPKVTVLEGGARHAHAHGLLRIDAELGGLTRVLVEGGGNTVPLLLLLADDAASARLWRHDTPSGPVLVRGPALVRTADLRGTTVHLTGDTVSPADLEVWGPRGVDGVVWNQGTLRTRATTSGSLLAERRLPGVPAVTLPALGKWRHHTENPESAAKFDDSAWRTADRASSHSVTPVPAGQPVLFADDYGFHYGDVWYRGHFADAAGVQSVSLSYVTGTQGLLMAWLDGRPLGTHRMPVPDRKTVRQGTWAATATFPITPEASRAKGPHVLSVLVRRMQHDQDGAARDTHKAARGLTAVTFDGAAPKLSWRIQGAAKPDPVRGPLNHGGLYGERQGWHLPGFADGGWQTVEFPRARRGQGVCWYRTGFRLAVDPGVDASIGLTLTDDPSRAYRVQIFLNGWNLGQYINDVGPQHTFVLPNGLLNTRGANTLALAVLADGTTPAGPGTVRLTLMGSAAGGVPVTQVNSPGR from the coding sequence ATGGTGTTGAGCAGACGTACCTTCAGCGCACTCGCCGGCGCCGCCGCGCTGGGCCTCACGCTGGGCGGCAGCGCGGAGGGCGGCGCGTACGCGGCCGGCACCGTGCCCACCGGGCCCGCTCCCGGACCGCCCGGCGCCGACGGACGGCGGCACACCATCGGGTTCGACAGCTACTCCATGCTGATCGACGGCAGGCGCGTGGTGCTGTGGTCCGGCGAGGTCCACCCCTTCCGGCTGCCGAGCCCCTCCCTCTGGCGCGACGTGCTGCAGAAGCTGCGCGCCCACGGCTACAACACGATCAGCGTCTACGTCTCCTGGAACTTCCACTCCCCCGCACCGGGGCACTACGACTTCACGGGCGTCCGCGACCTCGGCCTGTTCCTGCGCACGGCGGCCGAGACAGGTCTGTACGTGATCCTGCGGCCCGGTCCGTACATCAACGCCGAGGTCGACGCCGGCGGCTTCCCGGGCTGGCTGACGGCCACCCGGGGCACCGCCCGGACCTCCGACCCGACGTACCTGTCGCACGTGGACGAGTGGCTGACCGCCGTGAACCGGGTCGCCTCCCGGCACCTGCACACCGACGGCGGCGGCACGATCGTCCTCTACCAGCTGGAGAACGAGTACGCGAACAACGTCACCAGCCCGCTCGGCCGCGACTACATGGCCCACCTGTACGCCAAGGTCCGCGCCGACGGCATCGACGTACCGCTGTTCCACAACGACAAGGGCAGGAACGGCCACTGGGCCCCGGGGACCTTCAGCACCGGCGGGGAGAAGGGCCGTTACCTGTACGGGTTCGACGGTTACCCGTCCCCGGTCGAACAGCCGCCGGACTGGGGCTACTACGGCATCGGCGGGACGAAGGGCGGTGCGACCGCGAGCCCCGGGACCCCCGGATTCCTGGCCGAGTTCGGCGGCGGCTGGTTCGACCCGTGGGGCGGGGTGGAGTTCGACGGCAAGGGTTACGCGGAGTCGGCCCGCACCCGGGACGCGGCGTACGAGCGGCGCTTCTACCTGACCAACCTCGCCAACGGCATCAAGGTCCACAACGTCTACATGACCTTCGGCGGCACGTCCTGGGGCTGGCTGCCCGCGCCGGTCGTCTACACGTCGTACGACTACGGGGCCGCCCTCGACGAGGCCCGCAGGCCGACCCCGAAGCTGGTCCCGATGCACCAGATCGGGCAGCTCCTGCACTCCGTGCCCGACCTCGCCAAACTGGACCGGGCGCCGGCCGTCGCGGTCGGCGAGGGCAGCGGCGGGTCACGGGCCGTCTCCGGGATCACGGCGTACCACCTCGTCAATCCCGACACCGAGGCGCACTTCCACGTGCTGCGCAACGACCGGCCCGCCGACGTCGTGGCCGACGTCACGCTCGCCGGCGAGAGCGTCCGCGTGCCCCTCCCCGGCCTCGACGCCCGGCTGCTCGCCACCGGACTCTCCCTCGGGCGGCGGACGCTGCGCTACTCCAGCGCGCAGCCCATGCTGCGGATGGCCGCCGGACTCCAGGACATCGCGGTGTTCACGGGACGGAAGGGCGAGGCGACCTGGACGGTGCTGGAGTGCGCGAAAGCGCCGAAGGTCACCGTGCTGGAGGGCGGCGCACGCCATGCGCACGCACACGGCCTCCTCCGCATCGACGCGGAACTCGGCGGTCTGACACGCGTGTTGGTGGAGGGCGGCGGCAACACCGTGCCGCTTCTGCTGCTCCTCGCCGACGACGCGGCCTCCGCGCGGCTGTGGCGTCACGACACCCCGTCCGGCCCGGTCCTGGTGCGCGGCCCGGCCCTGGTGCGCACCGCTGACCTGCGCGGCACGACCGTCCACCTCACCGGGGACACGGTGTCGCCCGCGGACCTGGAGGTGTGGGGGCCGCGCGGGGTGGACGGCGTGGTCTGGAACCAGGGCACGCTGCGCACCCGCGCCACCACGTCCGGCAGCCTGCTGGCCGAGCGGCGGCTGCCCGGCGTACCGGCCGTCACGCTCCCGGCGCTGGGGAAGTGGCGCCACCACACCGAGAACCCTGAGTCCGCCGCGAAATTCGACGACTCGGCCTGGCGGACCGCGGACCGGGCGTCGTCCCACAGCGTCACCCCCGTACCGGCCGGGCAGCCCGTACTGTTCGCCGACGACTACGGCTTCCACTACGGGGACGTCTGGTACCGGGGCCATTTCGCGGACGCGGCCGGCGTGCAGTCGGTGTCCCTGTCGTACGTCACGGGCACGCAGGGGCTGCTGATGGCGTGGCTGGACGGCAGGCCGCTGGGCACGCACCGGATGCCGGTGCCGGACAGGAAGACGGTCCGGCAGGGGACCTGGGCCGCCACGGCCACCTTCCCGATCACACCGGAGGCGAGCCGGGCGAAGGGGCCGCACGTGCTGTCCGTCCTCGTGCGCCGGATGCAGCACGACCAGGACGGCGCGGCCCGGGACACGCACAAGGCGGCCCGCGGGCTGACGGCCGTGACCTTCGACGGCGCCGCACCCAAGCTCTCCTGGCGGATCCAGGGCGCCGCGAAACCGGACCCGGTGCGCGGGCCGCTCAACCACGGCGGGCTGTACGGGGAGCGGCAGGGCTGGCATCTGCCGGGGTTCGCGGACGGCGGCTGGCAGACCGTGGAGTTCCCGCGGGCGCGGCGGGGGCAGGGCGTCTGCTGGTACCGAACCGGGTTCCGGCTCGCGGTGGACCCCGGCGTGGACGCCTCGATCGGACTCACCCTCACCGACGACCCGTCCCGCGCCTACCGTGTCCAGATCTTCCTGAACGGCTGGAACCTGGGCCAGTACATCAACGACGTAGGCCCCCAGCACACCTTCGTACTGCCGAACGGGCTGCTGAACACACGTGGTGCCAACACTCTTGCCCTCGCCGTGCTGGCAGACGGGACCACACCCGCGGGTCCGGGCACGGTGCGGCTGACACTGATGGGCAGTGCGGCCGGAGGGGTGCCGGTGACGCAGGTGAACTCCCCCGGCCGGTGA
- a CDS encoding helix-turn-helix transcriptional regulator, translating into MAVEGAVGTGGEPESSDSLRTFGAVVQALREHAGLSREEFGERVRFSKHTVASVELGRRMPDPTFVERAEEALGNTGALRKAAGHLARQPGLAAWFRQWARLEATAITLYTYECRLIPGLLQTEAYARTLFTNQLPPLDDTQIEAQWVARAERRRLLRERPNTAFGFILEEGLLLRRTGGVEVTRGLTDHVLEIAQLRNVEIQVMPQVRETHAGLDGPMQLLETPENTWFAYCEGQRGGLLIPDLKEISVLQRRYARMRSQALAITDSLSLLEQMRGAL; encoded by the coding sequence ATGGCGGTCGAGGGTGCGGTGGGGACGGGTGGCGAGCCGGAGTCGTCCGACAGTCTGCGGACGTTCGGCGCGGTCGTACAGGCGTTGCGGGAGCATGCGGGGCTGAGCCGGGAGGAGTTCGGCGAACGGGTGCGGTTCTCCAAACACACGGTTGCTTCGGTGGAGTTGGGCCGCCGCATGCCGGACCCGACGTTCGTCGAGCGGGCGGAGGAGGCACTGGGGAACACCGGGGCGTTACGAAAGGCGGCCGGGCATCTGGCACGGCAGCCGGGGCTGGCGGCGTGGTTCCGGCAGTGGGCGCGGCTGGAGGCGACCGCGATCACCCTCTACACATACGAGTGCCGGTTGATTCCGGGGTTGTTGCAGACGGAGGCGTACGCGCGCACCTTGTTCACGAACCAGTTGCCCCCACTGGACGACACGCAGATCGAAGCGCAGTGGGTGGCACGCGCGGAACGCCGGCGACTGCTGCGGGAGCGCCCGAACACGGCTTTCGGCTTCATCCTGGAGGAGGGGCTGCTCCTGCGGCGCACGGGCGGGGTGGAGGTCACCCGAGGGCTCACCGATCACGTCCTGGAGATCGCCCAGCTGCGGAACGTCGAGATCCAGGTCATGCCGCAGGTACGGGAGACACATGCAGGGCTCGACGGTCCCATGCAGTTGCTGGAGACGCCGGAGAACACCTGGTTCGCCTACTGCGAGGGGCAGCGAGGCGGCTTGCTCATCCCCGATCTGAAGGAGATCAGCGTCCTCCAACGGCGCTATGCCAGGATGCGTTCACAGGCTCTCGCCATCACGGACTCCCTGAGCCTGTTGGAGCAGATGCGAGGAGCGCTATGA